The proteins below are encoded in one region of Ferroplasma acidiphilum:
- the queC gene encoding 7-cyano-7-deazaguanine synthase QueC: MANDKAVILISGGLDSPTVLAYALDKGYEVYPVSFDYGQRHIRELQSSEDICNYYGVKLKKIKIDMTQIGGSALTDKIDVPERGLENIEKEIPVTYVPARNTIFISLAAAYGETIKANSIFIGANAIDYSGYPDCRPEFFNAMEKTLNLGTELGITEGFRIMVPLQYLTKSDIVKLGRKLGVPYRLTWSCYNGREKACGKCDSCLLRLKGFMEAHDFDDIEYEAYPEFYSEYLKSNGKI; the protein is encoded by the coding sequence ATGGCTAATGATAAGGCAGTGATACTGATTTCAGGGGGCCTTGATTCTCCTACCGTTCTGGCATATGCACTGGATAAGGGCTATGAGGTTTATCCTGTAAGCTTTGACTACGGGCAGAGGCATATCAGGGAACTACAGAGTTCAGAGGATATTTGCAATTACTATGGAGTCAAGCTCAAGAAAATTAAAATTGACATGACACAGATAGGCGGTTCTGCACTCACAGATAAAATAGATGTGCCCGAGCGCGGGTTGGAAAACATTGAAAAGGAAATACCTGTTACATATGTGCCTGCCAGGAATACCATATTTATCTCACTTGCTGCTGCATATGGAGAAACAATAAAAGCTAATTCTATTTTTATAGGCGCAAATGCAATAGATTATTCAGGGTATCCAGATTGCAGGCCAGAATTCTTCAACGCTATGGAAAAAACCTTAAATCTCGGCACGGAACTGGGAATTACAGAGGGATTCAGGATTATGGTGCCATTGCAATACCTTACAAAAAGTGATATAGTTAAGCTTGGCAGGAAACTTGGCGTTCCATACAGGCTTACATGGTCATGCTACAATGGAAGGGAAAAAGCGTGTGGAAAATGCGATTCCTGCCTGCTCAGGCTGAAAGGCTTCATGGAAGCCCATGATTTCGATGATATAGAATATGAGGCCTATCCGGAGTTTTACAGTGAATACTTAAAAAGCAATGGAAAAATTTGA
- a CDS encoding DedA family protein, producing the protein MSIITSITVGLIKFVEVIIIKLGLGGVFFLMLLEGMLLPIPSEIVMTFSGYLAFYRLLDPYSPYVSVVLLLIVGSVGDLIGAWIAYWIGKYGGDPFIIRYGKYLFLKPDTIDRTKAWFNRYGELSVFITRFIPVFRTFISIPAGIATMNFRKFSIYTLSGDVIFNVVLIYLGILFGSHWEILLKYFDEYSYVGIAIFAVIIIYLIVRIIRNRNESTQLNK; encoded by the coding sequence GTGAGTATAATAACTTCTATAACGGTAGGCCTTATAAAGTTCGTTGAGGTAATAATAATAAAGCTTGGATTGGGTGGAGTATTTTTCCTTATGCTTCTTGAGGGGATGTTACTGCCAATACCATCTGAAATCGTCATGACATTTTCGGGTTATCTTGCTTTTTACAGGCTCCTGGATCCTTATAGCCCCTATGTCTCAGTTGTACTGCTTCTTATTGTTGGTTCTGTTGGAGACCTTATAGGTGCATGGATAGCTTACTGGATAGGCAAATACGGAGGCGATCCATTTATAATCAGGTATGGAAAATATTTGTTCTTGAAACCTGATACAATAGACAGAACAAAGGCATGGTTTAACAGATATGGGGAACTTTCCGTTTTTATAACGAGGTTTATACCTGTATTCAGGACTTTTATTTCAATACCTGCAGGGATTGCCACAATGAACTTCAGGAAATTTTCTATTTATACATTGTCGGGAGACGTTATATTTAATGTAGTACTTATTTACCTTGGCATACTGTTCGGGTCACACTGGGAAATTCTTCTAAAATACTTTGATGAATATTCCTACGTGGGCATCGCCATCTTTGCTGTAATAATTATTTATCTGATTGTCAGGATAATAAGGAACAGAAACGAAAGCACACAACTAAACAAATAA
- a CDS encoding 2-hydroxyacid dehydrogenase: MYKILVTRNIPGNYIEKIENMEIEVFSGKGSMREWLLSNIGSADGILITLNEKIDKELIDHGKKLKVISTYSVGYDHIDVEYAKSKGIIVTNTPEVLTDATADLIFGLMIAAARNIVSGNNLIHKNEWKAGWNPTFMLGSEIHGKTLGIVGMGRIGKAIARRASGFDMKIIYYSRHRHDVDADFVSIDELLQKSDFVIIALDLNADTFHFMDYRKISKMKKTAFLINGTRGKIVNEKDLVRALDEKIIGGAALDVFEDEPVDNTNPLLSFNNVVVTPHIGSATYETRDKMAETAVTNLVNVLNGKDPLYKL; this comes from the coding sequence ATGTATAAAATTCTTGTGACCAGGAATATACCGGGAAATTATATTGAAAAAATAGAAAATATGGAAATAGAAGTTTTTTCCGGAAAAGGAAGTATGAGGGAATGGCTTCTGTCAAATATTGGAAGTGCTGATGGAATATTGATAACATTAAATGAGAAAATAGATAAAGAATTAATAGACCATGGTAAAAAATTGAAGGTAATAAGCACATACAGCGTAGGATACGACCATATCGATGTTGAGTATGCGAAGTCAAAGGGTATAATAGTTACAAATACTCCTGAAGTGCTCACAGATGCCACAGCGGATCTGATATTTGGCCTTATGATTGCTGCAGCAAGAAACATTGTATCCGGAAACAACCTTATACATAAAAATGAATGGAAAGCCGGTTGGAACCCCACATTTATGCTTGGAAGCGAAATACATGGCAAAACGCTTGGAATAGTAGGAATGGGCAGAATAGGCAAAGCAATAGCCAGAAGAGCTTCTGGCTTTGATATGAAAATTATATATTATAGCAGGCACAGGCATGATGTTGATGCTGATTTTGTGAGCATAGATGAACTCCTGCAAAAATCAGATTTCGTTATAATAGCACTGGACCTCAATGCAGATACTTTCCATTTTATGGATTACCGGAAAATTTCTAAAATGAAGAAAACTGCATTTCTTATCAATGGCACGAGGGGAAAAATAGTAAATGAAAAAGACCTTGTAAGGGCATTGGATGAAAAAATAATTGGAGGCGCTGCACTTGATGTTTTCGAGGACGAGCCTGTTGACAATACAAACCCGCTTCTTTCATTTAACAATGTTGTTGTGACGCCACACATTGGAAGTGCAACATATGAAACAAGGGACAAAATGGCTGAGACTGCAGTAACAAACCTTGTAAATGTGCTCAATGGGAAAGATCCGCTATATAAATTATAA